From one Sphaeramia orbicularis chromosome 9, fSphaOr1.1, whole genome shotgun sequence genomic stretch:
- the c9h9orf85 gene encoding uncharacterized protein C9orf85 homolog, with amino-acid sequence MSSQKGNVSRSRGQKHQNTTAFKNDKYGATVQVKKAKAKIHDGLCQHCKDVLEWKVKYNKYKPLTQPRKCVKCSQKTVKDAYHIICKPCSLQLDICCKCGKKEEIIIPVNSHLDKDDQEEGCQQKKSGRKNEDLDIDEDEEDDDFGDLRDDDDNEDCDSDSERKTKDKAALVQEVSQINIKD; translated from the exons ATGAGTTCTCAGAAAGGTAACGTGTCTCGTTCTCGAGGACAGAAGCATCAAAATACCACAGCCTTCAAAAACGACAAATACGGAGCGACTGTGCAAGTAAAG AAAGCGAAAGCGAAGATCCATGATGGGCTTTGCCAACACTGTAAAGATGTTCTTGAGTGGAAAGtcaaatacaacaaatacaaacCACTAACACAGCCCCGAAAATG TGTCAAGTGTTCTCAGAAGACTGTAAAGGATGCTTATCACATCATTTGTAAGCCCTGCTCTCTTCAGTTAGACATCTGCTGCAAGTGTGGCAAGAAAGAAGAAATTATTATTCC AGTAAATTCACATCTGGACAAAGATGACCAAGAAGAAGGATGTCAACAGAAAAAAAGTGGACGGAAGAATGAAGATTTGGAcattgatgaagatgaagaagatgatgattttGGTGATCTcagagatgatgatgataatgaggaCTGTGATAGTGATTCTGAACGAAAGACAAAAGACAAGGCTGCCTTGGTCCAAGAAGTGTCCCAAATTAATATTAAAGACTGA
- the gda gene encoding guanine deaminase, which translates to MNSFDRSAAGIAQVFRGTFVHSTQQTALEILEDALLGVDTEGKIAFIGKGEELDKLLKSTNFNPSEVIQLSQHEFFMPGMVDTHIHASQYSYAGTALDMPLLQWLNTYTFPVESQFKDLDFANRVYSKVVKRTLRNGTTTACYFATIHTDASLLLGKIANDFGQRALVGKVCMDRNNFVKHYKETMQESQDETCRFIAELLKKKYPLVKPVVTPRFAPSCTGALLGQLGAIAKNNNLHIQSHVSENTEEVKLVKELFPDSESYTDVYYKHNLLTDKTVMAHGCHLSDEELALFRETGASLSHCPNSNISLCSGVLNVRNVLKQKVKLGLGTDVAGGYSASMLDAVRKALDSSKILTIQDPEHDTLTFEEAFMLATLGGSQALSLDDQIGNFEVGKDFDALRVNVAAPGGPIDLIQSEGPKILLEKFLNLGDDRNIMEVFVAGRKVIPFTEPTA; encoded by the exons ATGAACAGCTTTGACAGATCCGCAGCAGGCATTGCTCAGGTTTTCAGGGGGACGTTTGTGCACTCGACCCAACAAACAGCTCTGGAGATTCTGGAAGATGCGCTCCTTGGAGTGGATACGGAGGGCAAG ATTGCTTTCATTGGCAAAGGCGAGGAGCTGGATAAACTCCTGAAGTCAACCAACTTCAATCCATCTGAAGTCATTCAACTATCACAACA TGAGTTCTTCATGCCAGGAATGGTGGACACACACATCCATGCATCCCAGTACAGCTATGCGGGTACAGCTCTCGACATGCCACTGCTGCAGTGGCTCAACACATACACATTTCCTGTTGAGTCCCAGTTTAAAGATTTGGACTTTGCCAACAGAGTCTACAGCAAAGTAGTG AAAAGGACGCTGAGAAATGGAACAACTACTGCCTGTTACTTTGCCACCATACACACAGATGCCTCTCTCCTGCTTGGCAAGATTGCAA ATGACTTTGGGCAACGTGCTTTGGTGGGAAAGGTGTGTATGGACAGGAACAATTTTGTGAAGCATTACAAAGAGACTATGCAGGAGTCTCAAGACGAAACCTGTCG GTTCATTGCTGAATTATTGAAGAAGAAG TATCCTCTTGTGAAGCCAGTGGTGACTCCCCGCTTCGCTCCATCTTGCACAGGAGCTTTGCTTGGACAATTGGGAGCGATCGCTAAGAATAACAATCTGCACATTCAG AGTCATGTCAGTGAAAACACAGAAGAAGTTAAACTTGTCAAGGAGCTGTTTCCTGACTCCGAGTCTTATACAGATGTCTACTACAAACATAACCTGCTCACTGACAAG ACCGTTATGGCCCATGGCTGCCATCTCAGCGATGAAGAGTTGGCCTTATTCAGAGAGACAGGAGCATCTTTGTCTCACTGTCCCAACTCCAATATCTC GTTGTGCAGTGGTGTGTTGAACGTCCGTAACGTCCTGAAACAGAAAGTGAAGTTGGGGCTGGGAACAG ATGTGGCGGGGGGTTATTCTGCCTCTATGCTGGACGCTGTGAGGAAAGCCCTGGATTCATCCAAAATCTTGACCATCCAGGACCCAGAACACGACACACTTACCTTTGAGGAGGCGTTCATGCTGGCAACACTGGGAGGCAGCCAAG CCTTGTCCCTGGATGACCAAATTGGAAACTTTGAAGTTGGCAAAGACTTTGACGCTCTCAGAGTGAATGTAGCTGCGCCTGGTGGACCCATTGATCTGATCCAGAGCGAGGGACCAAAG ATTCTTTTGGAAAAGTTCCTGAATTTGG GTGACGACCGCAACATAATGGAGGTGTTTGTAGCTGGACGGAAAGTCATACCATTTACAGAGCCAACAGCATAG